The DNA segment AATGGGGACGTCAATGGCTCAAATTTATGTAGATCTTGGACCGGATGTCGGTAACATTTATATGGCAGAATTTAATAAGAATGCTGCTGATTTGACTATTGCTTTGAATAAGTTAGGGTCTGAGAGCCAGGAGCTTTATAATAAGACGGTTAATGATCTGGAAGAATATAGCCGGAACCGAATAACTCTTGTCACTGCTTTTAGTATTATTATCATCGGTTTTGTTTTGTTTGCATATTTTGTACTCAATAGAACTATCATAAAACAAATTAAGAAAACTTCGCATGTTCTGAAGGACATATTGGAAGGGCAGCGAGATTTTACTCAAAGGATAGAAGTTGATCGAATAGATGAGTTGGGTGAAATGGCGAAACATGTTAACAACTTTTTTAGCTATATGCAAGGGATACTAACTGAGGTAAAAGAAAGTTCTGTTAAAGTTAAGAACTTTTCTTCAGATCTTTCTTCCATAGCCTCAGGGAGTGTAGTAGGGATTTCACACATAAATACAGCTATGGGTGAGGTTGTAAAAGGTACGACTTCCCAGTCCAAAAATATTCAGGACGCAACAATTTCTCTTGATGAGCTGACGATAATGATTGCTAAGATTGCAAGTGGAGCGGAAGAGCAGAATCTTAATTCAGAAAAAACAATGAGCGTTGCGAAGCAATCAAATGAAGCGATGATTGAGATTTCTACCTTCGCAACTAATCAAGCTGCAAGCGTTGAGAAGGTCATGGTTATAGTCTCTGAAATGACAAGAGCCCTAGGTCAGGCGGCGAATGATACCTCAAAGGCAGCTGCAAATTCCAAGCAGACAAGGGATATCGCCTTGAACGGTGAACAGATACTCGCAGAGACTGTTGATGGTATGGATAGAATAAAAGAAAAAGTCTTAATTGCTGCTGATAAAATTACTGAACTTGGTAAGAATTCAATGAAGATTGGCGAAATTATTGATGTTATTGACGATATTGCAGGACAAACGAATTTATTGGCCCTTAATGCTGCGATCGAAGCAGCTCGAGCGGGTGAGCATGGCCGGGGCTTTGCTGTTGTTGCTGATGAAGTGAGAAAGCTTGCTGAGAAATCAAGTAAAGCAACAAAAGAGATTGCTATCTTGATTAAGAGCATACAGGAAGCTACAGACATTGCTGTTAACTTTATGAATGAGGGAACGTCTGAAGTCCATTCGGGTGCTCTCCTTGTAAATCAGACACGTCAAGCGATGGTAAGCATAATTAATGCGGTAAGGGATACTGTGAGCCAGATTGAAAGTATTTCTGCGGCTACAGAGCAAATGGCTGCTTCATCTAACGAAGTTGCTCAAAATGTTAAAAACCTTTCGGAGATGGCTGGAAGCAGTACTGCTTCTGTGGAAGAGGTTGCCGCCTCATCAGAGGGAGTTGTCCAATCTATATTAACTGTATATAAAATTGCTAAAGATAGTGCCTCTATTTCTGAAGAAATGGTGAAAAAGATGGGGAATTTTTCTGGCCAGATTCTATCAATCCTTTCTGTGGCGGAAGATAATTCTTCGATCGCCGAAGAAACAACGGCGTCGACTGAAGAAATTACTTCATCAGTTAACATGATCAAGGAATCTGCGAATGACGTGGCGGACTTGGCGGTAAAACTTCATGATAGTATCTCTCAGTTTAAGATGTAAAATGGTGATTCGATTGTCTTGTATTTATCGCTGAGATAATAGATATCTGCTTATATGTTTTTATTGAAAAAACAAATTGTAAGTGTTATAATCTTTTTTATAAAACCCGACTGTGTACGTGATGTGTATTTGCGTTGAGCCAACACATTGATGAAGGGTGGTAATTGCCATCTAAAGCTGTGGCTCTGATGGGGTTACCTGCAATCTAGCATTGCTAGAACCCACCTTGGCATTAGGGTTCATATGCCTATCCAACACACGGCACGGTGGGGTTTATTATTGCCTAAAATTATTTCTTTTGTAAGTAAATGACCTATTTGCTTATATCCGGTTTTTTTTGAAAAATTAATAGTTAATATATCTATAAAATTAGTAGGAGTTAATCTATGGGTGTAAAAGTTTTGGTGGGTGCTCAGTGGGGCGATGAAGGTAAAGGTAAGATTACTGACCTTTTATCAAGCCAGGTTGATATGGTGGTTAGGTATCAAGGGGGAAATAATGCCGGGCATACTGTTGTTGTTGACGGACAGGTTTTTAAACTCCATCTTATCCCTTCCGGAATATTATATCCGAAAACAACATGTATTATAGGTAATGGCGTTGTTATAGATCCTGAAGTGCTGCTCGAAGAGATAGAAGATTTGAAAAAACGAGATATAAGTGTAGATAATCTTAAAATAAGCAGTTCAGCACACGTTATTATTCCTTATCACAGAATGCTTGATAAACTTCAAGAAGATAAAAGAAAAGAAGGTAAAAAAATCGGTACTACATGCCGCGGTATCGGTCCTGCTTATTCCGACAAAGTTAGTCGTACTGGTGTGAGAGTCGGAGATCTTTTCTCGAAAATAATACTAAAAGACAAAATACTTCATAGAAATTGGCCTGAATTGCTTGAGAATAATAATTTGGATATTGACTCAACTGTAGAAGATCTTTATGCAATCGGACAGAAATTGAAAAGTTATATAATCGATTCCGTATACTTCATTAATGATGCTGTTGAGAGTGGTAAGAATATACTTCTCGAAGGCGCACAAGGGACTATGCTTGACATTGATCATGGTACCTATCCATTTGTTACCTCCTCTAATCCTACTTCTGGAGGTGCCTGTACCGGTAGCGGTATCGGTCCTTCCCAGATCAATACTATCATTGGTGTTGCTAAGGCATATGTAACTAGAGTGGGCGAAGGACCTTTTCCTACCGAACTGTTTGATTCGACAGGTAACTTTCTAACTGAGAAAGGTTGCGAGTATGGAACGACAACCGGGAGAAAGAGACGGTGTGGCTGGTTCGATGCGGTTATTATGAATTATTCGCGAATAATTAACGGATTGACCGAAGTTGTCATTACGAAGCTTGATGTTCTGAGTGGTCTGGATACTTTAAAGATCTGTTACGCTTATGAACTCAATGGCAAGCCTGTTAATTACATTCCAGTTGATTATAGTTTGTTTGATCAATGCAAACCTCTTTATGAAGAAGTTCCCGGCTGGAAAGAGGATATTTCTAATGTGCGTAAATTCTCTGACCTTCCGAAAAATGCTCAAGATTATTTGAAAAGAATAGAGCAAATTACCAAAATTAAAATATCTAAGATTTCTGTAGGTTCGAGTAGAGACCAGATTATCGACATTTAATATTTTCGCATAGTAAACGCTGTTGACAGGTTATGCTGAAACTGGTAATATTCTTAACCGTTGTTTGTTATTTATAACAACAAAATGGGCCGGTAGCTCAGGTGGTAGAGCACTTGACTTTTAATCAAGTGGTCGAGGGTTCGAATCCCTCCCGGCTCACCAAGCATATATAATTAAAGTGGCTGTCCCAAAAGGGGCAGCCTCTTCTGCATTGTATGACAGATATAGTACACCCAAAGTTTTTAAATCCATAAGCACGTCTTGAAATTATTATCTGCTTTTCAGCATAGAATTATTATTAAAATTGACAAGACTTCGTTTGTTGGCTATATTGATTTTGTTGTGGTTGATATTAAATTCAATCATCGAAAGATCAGCTTGTTATTATTAGGAGGGTAATTATGTTCGGATTTTTGGTATTTCCTATAATTATTGTAATTATTACGTTAATCATTCCGGGGTTTAGGATTGTTAATCAATACGAAAAGGGAGTTGTTTTTCGTTTTGGTAAGATTATTGGCTTCAGAGAGCCTGGGCTTAATTGGATAATTCCTTATGTTGATATTATGAGAAAAGTTGATTTCAGGATTATTACATTACCAATTCCCCCGCAAAAAATAATTACGAAAGATAATGTCTCTGTGGATATTTCTGCAGTTGCCTACTTTCAAGTTACGGATGCCATAAAAAGCATTGTGGCTATCGCGGACGTTAGAAGTGCGATCGATCAGATAGCTCAAACGACGGTAAGAAATATTACTGGAAGGTTTTTGCTGGATGAAGTGTTGTCCGAAAGAGATTCCATCAATAAAGAAATTCGTACGGTTCTAGACCAGCATACCGAGCCGTGGGGAGTTATCGTGTCTTTGGTAGAGATTAAAGACATCGAGCTACCTGAGAATATGCAGCGTGCTATGGCTAAACAAGCTGAAGCTGAAAGAGAAAAAAGAGCAAAGATCATCGCCGCAGAAGGTGAATATCTGTCAAGCCAAAAGCTGGGTGATGCTGCCGATGTAATTGCTGCGCATCCGATAGCCCTTCAACTGCGAAACTTACAAACATTGGCAGAAATAAGCACAGAAAAAAACTCTACGATTATTTTCCCGGCTCAACTGATGAGTACGATAAATGATATGAAGAAATTTATTGATAGTGAAAATAGCACCCTTAAATAATTGGTTTTTGAGTTAATTTATTAGCTAGCAGATACAATGTGTTTTTGCTGGCTTCCCTGAAACATGCGCAAAGAACAGTCAGGAAAAAGTAACGTTATTTAGTTGATTCTATAATTTATATTAATAATTACCATGCAGGCCGGGATCCTGATATTTTTTGATATTTCAAGACTTGAATTGCCTACGAGTGTTCGTTACAATACACTTACTTTAGTTGTTCGTACAATTAATCGATGTTCCTTTTGTTTTGTATATTTTTGAATCCGATAAACAATCACCACAAAATATTCTAGTTTATTATTAAAGCAGATGTGTCTCTGGTTGATGAGCATATTCAGAGACCTGTTTAACTATTAAAATATAAAGGATTGATGTGATGGACCATGCTAAACAACTTACGGAGCTGACTATTTCCAGGCTTTTATTCAGGTTTTCTTTTCCAGCTATAATCGCTTTGCTGGTAAGCGTTTTTTATAATATTGTGGATAGATTTTTTGTTGGAAGAGCTATTGGCACGATGGGTATTGCTGCGACTACTGTAGCTCTTCCGATTATGCTGATATTAATGGCCTTTATTATGCTCGTAGGGGGTGGAGCCGCTACTCTGATAACCCTAAAACTTGGCGCGAAGAAAAAAGAGCGGGCTGAGCTGGTACTTGGCAATTCTTTTACGTTATTTATCGCTTTTTCGCTAATTCTTTCTGTTTTAGGTTTGGTATTCCTTGATCCCTTGCTGAAAATATTCGGTGCGAGTCAGGACGTATTGCCTTATGCCCGTATTTATACCGGGATTATTCTTACCGGCAACATCTTTCAGACCATAGGCTTGGGGATGAACAGTTTTATCCAGGGAGAGGGCAAACCGAAGCTTGCCATGGCAGCGATGCTCATTGGCTGTTTAGTCAATATACTGCTCTGCCCTTTGTTTATTAATGTATTCAATCTTGGAATCGGCGGATCTGCGTTGGCAACGGTGATCGCACAGATGGTGTCAGCGGCTTTTGTTCTGTATTATTATCTTTCTGGCCGCAGTATATTAAAGCTTTATCCCCGAAATCTGCTGCTCGACAGGGGCATTGTTTTCAGGATTGTTGCAATAGGAGTTGCTCCCTTTTCTATGCAGATAGCCGCGAGTATCCTCAATGCGATATTGAATAACCAGCTGCTTACGTATGGAGGTGATACTGCCATATCGGTAATGGGAGTCATCTACAGTATACTCGCACTACTCCTCATGCCGATATCCGGTATTAATCAAGGTATGTTGCCTATAATAGGCCACAATTATGGGGCAGGAAAATTCTGTCGTGTACAGAAAACTCTCAAATTGGCCTTGGTTTGTGCAACAATAATTGCAATTGCCGGATTTATATTAACCAGAGTATACTCTATAGGTTTAATTCATATGTTTAGCAAAGGTAATCATTATGTAGTGATGATGGGCCGTCATGCTATGTTGATCTTTTTTCTGGTGTTTCCGGTGATGGGTTTGCAGCTTATAACTACCAACTACTTTCAGGCAATTGGAAAAGCAAAGCATATGATGTTCCTTAATCTTTCAAGGCAACTGATCATTCTGATCCCTGCAATTATTATCCTTCCACGCTTTTGGGGGCTGGATGGAATATGGTATGTGATGCCTCTAGCCGACGCTGCTTCAGCACTTCTTACGGGCATATGGCTGGTAATGGAGATGCAGCGGTTAAATGTCAAAAAAAGTGAGCAAGCCAGGAATGAAGCAGCTCTTGAATCATGAGTTTTGTAATAGCCGGATTATCAGTTGGCTGTACTTTTAACCGTAACTTCTTGGGTGAAATATTTTTTGTTCCGGTAGAGCAGTATAAATAATGTTGCAGTAATGGCGGTTGTTACGAGTGCGAGAACTATGACGGCTGGTTTAGAGAAAACCATATTTATCATATCCGTATCAACTGGTAATCCTTTTTTCACTCTTCCGACGTAGTAGATTGCTTTTACGAAATCTGCATTAGCGAATAGTAGTGAAATGGAAAGTATATTTTTGACAAATGATAGTATTACGTTGGCTATTCCTATCTTGTATCCGATTGTTCGTGGTTTGAGCAGGAACCAGATGGCAAACGCGTCTAAAATCATTATCGGGACTAGAAACGCAAAATATAAAAATCCCAATTCCAAATGATTATAAAGACTGTAATCAAGATTTGTGAACCGTATCAGATGTT comes from the Candidatus Margulisiibacteriota bacterium genome and includes:
- a CDS encoding MATE family efflux transporter, whose product is MDHAKQLTELTISRLLFRFSFPAIIALLVSVFYNIVDRFFVGRAIGTMGIAATTVALPIMLILMAFIMLVGGGAATLITLKLGAKKKERAELVLGNSFTLFIAFSLILSVLGLVFLDPLLKIFGASQDVLPYARIYTGIILTGNIFQTIGLGMNSFIQGEGKPKLAMAAMLIGCLVNILLCPLFINVFNLGIGGSALATVIAQMVSAAFVLYYYLSGRSILKLYPRNLLLDRGIVFRIVAIGVAPFSMQIAASILNAILNNQLLTYGGDTAISVMGVIYSILALLLMPISGINQGMLPIIGHNYGAGKFCRVQKTLKLALVCATIIAIAGFILTRVYSIGLIHMFSKGNHYVVMMGRHAMLIFFLVFPVMGLQLITTNYFQAIGKAKHMMFLNLSRQLIILIPAIIILPRFWGLDGIWYVMPLADAASALLTGIWLVMEMQRLNVKKSEQARNEAALES
- a CDS encoding adenylosuccinate synthase; its protein translation is MGVKVLVGAQWGDEGKGKITDLLSSQVDMVVRYQGGNNAGHTVVVDGQVFKLHLIPSGILYPKTTCIIGNGVVIDPEVLLEEIEDLKKRDISVDNLKISSSAHVIIPYHRMLDKLQEDKRKEGKKIGTTCRGIGPAYSDKVSRTGVRVGDLFSKIILKDKILHRNWPELLENNNLDIDSTVEDLYAIGQKLKSYIIDSVYFINDAVESGKNILLEGAQGTMLDIDHGTYPFVTSSNPTSGGACTGSGIGPSQINTIIGVAKAYVTRVGEGPFPTELFDSTGNFLTEKGCEYGTTTGRKRRCGWFDAVIMNYSRIINGLTEVVITKLDVLSGLDTLKICYAYELNGKPVNYIPVDYSLFDQCKPLYEEVPGWKEDISNVRKFSDLPKNAQDYLKRIEQITKIKISKISVGSSRDQIIDI
- a CDS encoding slipin family protein codes for the protein MFGFLVFPIIIVIITLIIPGFRIVNQYEKGVVFRFGKIIGFREPGLNWIIPYVDIMRKVDFRIITLPIPPQKIITKDNVSVDISAVAYFQVTDAIKSIVAIADVRSAIDQIAQTTVRNITGRFLLDEVLSERDSINKEIRTVLDQHTEPWGVIVSLVEIKDIELPENMQRAMAKQAEAEREKRAKIIAAEGEYLSSQKLGDAADVIAAHPIALQLRNLQTLAEISTEKNSTIIFPAQLMSTINDMKKFIDSENSTLK